From Endozoicomonas sp. 8E, the proteins below share one genomic window:
- a CDS encoding CPBP family intramembrane glutamic endopeptidase — MIGVIGGTIEFTFSTCILVPIASIFLPIDERECECITSQPVFIRGLGLVVGSTMEEVFFRFYLQPMLNYVLCRRLCRPLSSIGILFVNQRCIGSDLSLCFTNIFFGLCHLLNPVRSPVQVVSATVSGFYYSYIYNHHGSIAVITSHVTHNLLCLAFAHYLQR, encoded by the coding sequence ATGATAGGTGTGATCGGTGGTACCATTGAATTTACTTTTTCCACTTGCATTCTAGTCCCGATAGCTTCTATATTTCTTCCAATAGATGAAAGAGAATGCGAGTGTATAACAAGTCAGCCTGTTTTTATCAGGGGTTTAGGCCTTGTTGTTGGGTCGACCATGGAAGAAGTCTTTTTTCGCTTTTATTTGCAGCCAATGCTGAATTATGTTTTATGCCGAAGATTATGCCGTCCCCTATCATCAATTGGTATTTTATTTGTCAACCAACGTTGTATTGGCAGTGATCTCTCTTTATGTTTTACAAATATTTTTTTCGGACTTTGTCATTTATTAAACCCAGTCAGGTCACCTGTCCAAGTTGTTAGTGCTACAGTGTCAGGTTTTTACTATTCATATATATATAACCATCATGGTTCAATCGCTGTAATCACCAGTCATGTGACACATAATCTTCTCTGTCTTGCTTTTGCACATTACCTTCAAAGATAA